In Acidianus brierleyi, one genomic interval encodes:
- a CDS encoding MupG family TIM beta-alpha barrel fold protein yields MRSVGILSQAWRKDKINELKEIAEKAGKLGFNEIWSGVDPNYIDGIKEIAEIAEKYGMYFFIDINPEILRGFGVTPSNLEIFKKLKIGGLRADYGFSIEDIIKMANNDLGLKIELNASIFPLDKLDYVVKKVKDIESLKASHDFYPIKYTALSLEDAIRKSKEFKERGIPVAAFIPTPREIEGRTTVEMLRGKNPGKSASILFNSGYIDRVIIGDPFPTEEELKEVKESKDYTKIRVLVYPGLTEEENKMFNIRFSDVRVKEYALALNQIIENGIKQRNIVKRFRGAVTVMNGRKDVVEVWIFKKEVEADPRFNVIGEVLPEDMDMLDYIGERIDVKLIPIGMK; encoded by the coding sequence ATGAGATCTGTAGGTATTCTTTCTCAAGCGTGGAGAAAGGACAAAATAAACGAGTTAAAAGAAATTGCTGAAAAAGCTGGTAAGTTAGGCTTTAACGAAATCTGGTCTGGAGTAGATCCAAATTATATAGATGGAATAAAAGAAATAGCCGAAATAGCGGAAAAATACGGAATGTATTTCTTTATTGATATAAACCCAGAAATATTAAGAGGTTTCGGAGTTACTCCAAGTAATCTAGAGATTTTTAAAAAATTGAAAATAGGTGGATTAAGGGCAGATTATGGATTCTCAATAGAAGATATAATTAAAATGGCAAACAACGATTTAGGATTAAAAATAGAGCTTAACGCTAGTATTTTTCCATTGGATAAACTCGATTATGTAGTTAAGAAAGTTAAAGACATAGAATCACTGAAGGCTAGTCATGATTTTTATCCTATAAAATATACTGCTTTGTCTCTTGAAGACGCGATAAGAAAATCAAAGGAATTTAAAGAAAGAGGAATACCAGTAGCTGCGTTCATTCCTACACCTAGGGAAATTGAAGGAAGAACTACTGTCGAAATGTTAAGGGGTAAAAATCCAGGTAAATCTGCATCAATATTATTTAATTCTGGGTATATTGATAGAGTAATTATTGGAGATCCCTTCCCTACTGAAGAAGAATTAAAAGAAGTAAAAGAGTCAAAAGATTATACAAAAATTAGGGTCCTAGTATACCCTGGGCTAACTGAAGAGGAAAATAAAATGTTCAATATAAGATTCTCTGATGTCAGAGTTAAAGAGTATGCTTTGGCATTAAATCAAATTATTGAGAACGGTATAAAGCAAAGAAATATAGTAAAGAGATTTAGGGGAGCTGTCACTGTAATGAATGGAAGAAAAGATGTAGTAGAAGTATGGATATTTAAGAAGGAAGTAGAAGCAGATCCTAGATTTAACGTTATTGGCGAAGTATTACCCGAAGATATGGATATGCTAGATTACATAGGAGAAAGAATTGATGTAAAATTAATACCAATAGGAATGAAATAA
- a CDS encoding AAA family ATPase encodes MDDNELMSIISDWNFWGNLSRKNWIKRNEYVNYIVNLLKGINIIAISGIRRSGKSIISLQVIEELINRGIDPKDTLIIKLDDERLINPDYELLLRIFDLYLNNIKANSNSPISYRRSTGSSRMGKIY; translated from the coding sequence ATGGATGACAACGAATTAATGTCCATAATATCGGATTGGAATTTCTGGGGTAATCTAAGTAGAAAAAATTGGATAAAAAGAAATGAATATGTTAATTATATAGTCAATTTATTGAAAGGTATAAATATCATAGCAATATCAGGAATAAGAAGGAGCGGTAAATCAATAATTTCGTTACAAGTTATAGAAGAATTAATAAATCGAGGAATTGATCCAAAGGATACACTTATTATAAAACTTGACGATGAAAGGCTAATTAATCCAGATTATGAGTTACTTTTACGAATTTTTGATCTATATTTAAATAACATTAAAGCTAACTCTAATTCTCCTATTAGTTATAGACGAAGCACAGGAAGTAGTAGGATGGGAAAGATTTACTAG
- a CDS encoding Sip1-related alpha-galactosidase yields the protein MQNISLDKVIFKENNCKPSLLHKSENYFEYDACGSNFLVLNFKERIGIQSFSSFNFAELTIDIPKGDFLALTISPLVNYSSGYKYYNEIYTYGKTEAKEPERIEYPVIREYENYKEINKITPCWSYSYVSKDVKDIIYPTIALLIKGEKYTTYLVNSSNGIFSSLKGNKILLEGSYNSGKVSWNLFIGEGENPYESISRAFHEMSKWSNVKFRDDKKKPLILGKLGWCSWNAFLTNLNEEKMVSVIEGIIKRGVKLGYVIIDDGWQELNDKRALDSLDPDKKKFPKGFDVKRIKDLGIEDVGLWHTINLYWNGFSENVKNDLSEGEKVDNSYQLPQDVNKALKAYIKFHQKLKADGFSFIKVDNQWVLRKLYTLTENIQTALQFSGYVNDLDILNCMSMVPECYTNYSISNVMRTSNDYIPNWKDAGKLHLLFNAYNSLFFSNIVYPDYDMFVSYDPYALSHLIMRIFSGGPVYITDKDPEKTNVELLNKAMISGKLLTVDYPGLITKDIIFSNPFVEDKLLKIASKANGIPVIAAVNVNKDGKRIVDTLRAEDLPYTVDKSMMYYKVIKEEHGYLEDLKIDLGEMESEIIVLGKKGTPIGLKEYLLPPSTMKDGQTLASGTLIILNDEVKEVKVREGTKIDFVI from the coding sequence ATGCAGAACATATCTTTAGATAAAGTAATTTTCAAGGAAAATAATTGTAAACCTTCATTATTACATAAATCTGAAAATTATTTTGAATATGATGCTTGTGGAAGCAATTTTCTTGTTCTTAACTTTAAGGAAAGAATAGGAATACAATCTTTTTCTTCTTTTAATTTTGCGGAGTTGACTATAGATATTCCTAAGGGAGATTTCTTAGCTTTAACTATCTCGCCTTTAGTTAATTATAGTTCTGGATATAAATATTATAACGAAATTTATACTTATGGTAAAACTGAAGCTAAAGAGCCTGAGAGAATAGAATATCCAGTAATTAGAGAGTATGAAAATTATAAGGAAATTAACAAGATCACTCCGTGTTGGAGTTATTCTTACGTATCAAAGGACGTTAAAGATATAATTTATCCTACAATTGCTCTACTTATAAAAGGAGAAAAATATACTACTTATTTAGTAAATAGTAGTAATGGAATATTTTCCTCTTTAAAGGGAAATAAAATACTGTTGGAAGGATCATATAATTCAGGTAAAGTTTCATGGAACTTATTTATAGGAGAAGGAGAAAATCCTTATGAATCTATCTCAAGGGCATTTCATGAAATGAGTAAATGGAGTAATGTCAAGTTTAGAGATGATAAGAAAAAACCTTTGATTTTAGGTAAATTGGGTTGGTGTTCATGGAACGCTTTTCTTACTAACTTAAATGAGGAAAAAATGGTTAGTGTGATAGAAGGCATAATTAAAAGAGGAGTAAAATTAGGTTATGTTATTATTGACGATGGATGGCAGGAACTTAACGATAAAAGAGCGTTAGATTCTCTTGACCCTGACAAGAAGAAATTCCCTAAAGGGTTTGATGTAAAGCGTATAAAGGATTTAGGAATAGAAGACGTAGGATTATGGCACACTATCAACCTTTATTGGAACGGTTTTAGTGAAAACGTTAAAAACGATTTAAGCGAAGGAGAAAAAGTAGATAATTCATATCAGTTGCCGCAAGACGTTAATAAGGCATTAAAAGCTTACATTAAATTTCATCAGAAACTAAAGGCCGATGGATTTTCTTTCATAAAAGTGGATAATCAGTGGGTATTGAGAAAGCTTTATACTTTAACAGAAAATATTCAGACAGCACTTCAATTTTCTGGGTATGTTAATGATCTTGATATATTAAATTGTATGTCCATGGTTCCTGAATGCTATACAAACTATTCCATAAGTAACGTTATGAGAACTTCTAACGATTATATACCTAACTGGAAAGATGCTGGAAAGCTTCATCTTCTTTTCAATGCATACAATTCTCTATTCTTTAGCAACATAGTTTATCCAGATTACGATATGTTTGTAAGTTATGATCCTTATGCCTTATCTCATCTGATAATGAGAATTTTTAGTGGAGGTCCGGTTTATATTACAGATAAAGATCCAGAGAAAACAAATGTTGAACTTCTCAATAAGGCTATGATATCTGGAAAATTGCTTACTGTTGATTATCCAGGTTTAATTACCAAGGATATAATTTTTTCAAATCCCTTTGTAGAAGATAAACTACTTAAGATTGCATCAAAGGCAAATGGAATTCCAGTAATTGCTGCAGTAAATGTTAATAAAGATGGAAAAAGAATAGTGGACACATTAAGGGCTGAGGATCTTCCTTATACCGTTGATAAATCTATGATGTATTATAAGGTCATCAAGGAGGAACATGGATACTTGGAAGACCTTAAGATAGATTTAGGGGAAATGGAATCTGAGATTATAGTTCTAGGTAAGAAAGGTACGCCAATTGGGTTGAAGGAATATTTGTTACCTCCTTCCACGATGAAAGATGGGCAAACGCTAGCTTCTGGTACTCTAATTATTCTTAACGACGAAGTTAAGGAGGTTAAAGTTAGAGAGGGTACTAAAATAGACTTTGTCATATAA
- the bgaS gene encoding beta-galactosidase BgaS: MIRFPKDFVFGWSQSGFQTEMGLKGSEDPNSDWFVWVHDKENISSGLVSGDLPENGPAYWHNYKVFHDNAERMGLKIYRAGIEWSRIFPKSTFEVNVDTEINGNKITYVDIKERNLEELDKIANKEAVEHYREIFKDIKNRGIKLILNLYHWPLPLWLHDPIAIRKGEKTEKSGWLNKRTVIEFAKFSAYVAWKFSDLVDIYSTMNEPNVYHNNGYVGVKSGFPPAYLNSEYSEIVRYNLIQAHARAYDLIKRYNGIIGMIYGNTAFVPFSEKDKEAAEKAEYNARWIFFDAITSGKIGNEVREDLKNKLDWIGVNYYSRVVVRSTGDGYKYMPGYGGLCEKDSISLDGRPCSDVGWEFYPEGLRDVIEHYWNRYKLPIYVTENGIADEGDYLRPYYLVTHIYQVYRAIQAGIDVRGYLHWSLADNYEWALGFSKKFGLLQVDYDTKKLYWRPSAFIYKEIAENNGITDRIEHLNRVPPINQLRR; encoded by the coding sequence ATGATTCGATTTCCTAAAGATTTTGTTTTTGGTTGGTCTCAAAGTGGTTTTCAAACTGAAATGGGACTAAAGGGAAGCGAAGATCCAAATAGTGACTGGTTTGTATGGGTACATGATAAAGAGAATATTTCTTCAGGATTGGTAAGCGGTGATCTTCCAGAGAATGGGCCTGCTTACTGGCATAATTACAAAGTATTTCATGATAATGCTGAAAGAATGGGACTTAAAATCTACAGAGCTGGAATAGAATGGTCTAGAATATTTCCTAAATCAACATTTGAAGTTAATGTAGATACAGAAATTAATGGTAATAAAATAACTTATGTCGATATTAAAGAGAGGAATCTAGAGGAGCTTGATAAGATTGCCAATAAGGAAGCAGTAGAGCATTATAGAGAAATATTCAAAGATATTAAAAATAGAGGAATAAAATTAATTCTCAATCTTTATCACTGGCCCTTACCTTTATGGCTTCATGATCCCATAGCAATAAGAAAAGGCGAAAAAACAGAGAAAAGCGGTTGGCTAAATAAGAGAACTGTAATAGAATTTGCTAAGTTTTCTGCATATGTAGCTTGGAAATTTTCTGATTTAGTAGATATATATTCTACTATGAACGAACCAAATGTTTACCATAATAACGGCTATGTCGGAGTTAAAAGCGGATTCCCTCCAGCTTATCTAAATTCTGAATATTCCGAAATAGTAAGATACAACTTAATTCAAGCTCATGCAAGAGCTTACGATTTAATAAAGAGATATAATGGGATTATAGGAATGATTTACGGCAATACTGCATTTGTTCCTTTTAGTGAAAAGGATAAGGAAGCTGCAGAAAAGGCAGAATATAATGCTAGATGGATATTTTTTGATGCAATAACTTCTGGGAAAATAGGTAATGAAGTTAGAGAAGATCTAAAAAATAAATTAGATTGGATAGGAGTAAATTACTATAGCAGAGTTGTTGTCAGATCCACGGGTGATGGTTATAAATATATGCCAGGCTATGGCGGTCTATGTGAAAAAGATTCTATAAGCTTAGATGGCAGGCCTTGTAGTGACGTGGGATGGGAATTTTATCCAGAAGGGCTTCGCGATGTAATAGAACATTATTGGAATAGGTACAAATTACCTATTTATGTTACCGAAAACGGCATTGCTGATGAAGGAGACTATTTGAGACCTTATTATCTTGTAACTCACATTTACCAAGTTTACAGAGCTATTCAAGCAGGAATAGACGTTAGAGGATACTTACACTGGTCATTGGCTGATAATTACGAGTGGGCATTAGGATTTAGTAAAAAATTCGGATTACTTCAAGTAGATTATGATACTAAAAAGCTCTATTGGAGACCTTCAGCGTTTATTTATAAGGAAATCGCTGAAAATAATGGAATAACTGATAGAATAGAACACCTTAATAGAGTTCCTCCAATTAATCAGTTAAGAAGATAG
- a CDS encoding GH116 family glycosyl hydrolase, translating into MKYSYSYNLDSGITLGGIGSGSIEIRADGRFYDWTIFNNGGYAERQDIRYVYYIDEMDSFIVARQKKDKVKVRVLQAYDYYFGGSPYTLPWLRPVKQVEFNGEPPIAYLNFIDDFKLSMKAFSPFIPLDLKNSSLPVAILKLNSDEVTDFMLGIKNPFPNGDVEFKNSTLIFSGKIDSNDPRYNGNLCVRVIGENTFGRYLEKTPIIEYELWNKFREEGRLETKSGKGNYGLIGGKGKNVIFILSWYFPNHVLSNGEKIGHFYENYFKNCEEVADYVQSKMDYLESKTTLFHDLLYNVKGIESWIADLIGSQLTTLIKSTWLSREGFFGIWEGYFNTADKRKHDEYALPPNFPYSDGPMHTALNTIDVLTYSIYTILNLFPDLAKKLILQFKDKTIKEGSPEHVIYSLAFNENRQKFLEKISKDPSIPTDYEKLSSTINEIVKETGKDPKGRVPHFFTDTLKVDEYHRADLNPEFTLMWYLIAKMTGDKDFLNNIFPEAKEALESTMRTQSLDGLIYHTLPAGLEWLRYVNSMFNLPRGDTNISHILGKDTIPLSIQTYDDWSMIGITSLTSIQWIASLQAFNEASKILNVNDKYDYEQSVKKLLEYLWNGEYFDLWYDPISNFRDKACNASQLLGHWYSTLLGSRFLDDSVVKSSLKAIIKYNLKDEEGLINGAYPDGYRPLKGKYQNPLNLPATTQVDTPWSGVEFYVVSHLIYEKMLKEAEEVLKNIYDRYKLAGNFWNHLEWGSHYLRPLSSMTIIPAYQGLRYDGFTSTLTIDPAVDELIWIIFLPTGWGKMEINKDKINIRLYHGMLSLSKLKLPKIPRKIIVNNEEINYTSDTEIKLSKEIILQENDFLEIHF; encoded by the coding sequence ATGAAATATTCGTATTCTTATAACCTTGATTCTGGAATTACGTTAGGAGGAATAGGCTCCGGATCTATAGAAATAAGAGCGGATGGAAGGTTTTATGATTGGACAATTTTCAATAATGGAGGATACGCAGAGAGACAAGACATAAGATATGTGTATTACATAGATGAAATGGATAGCTTTATTGTAGCTAGGCAAAAGAAAGATAAGGTAAAAGTAAGAGTACTTCAAGCTTATGATTACTATTTTGGTGGAAGTCCATATACATTACCTTGGCTTAGACCAGTTAAACAAGTAGAATTTAATGGAGAACCACCAATAGCTTATCTAAATTTCATCGACGACTTTAAGTTGTCAATGAAAGCTTTTTCACCATTTATTCCTTTAGATTTAAAGAATTCATCTCTTCCAGTAGCTATTTTGAAACTTAATTCAGACGAAGTTACCGATTTTATGTTGGGTATTAAAAATCCATTCCCTAATGGTGATGTAGAATTTAAAAATAGTACGCTTATCTTTAGTGGTAAAATAGATTCTAATGATCCAAGATATAATGGTAATTTATGCGTAAGAGTTATTGGAGAGAATACTTTTGGTAGATATCTTGAAAAAACTCCAATAATTGAATATGAATTGTGGAATAAGTTCAGAGAAGAAGGAAGATTAGAAACTAAATCAGGGAAAGGTAATTACGGTCTGATAGGAGGAAAAGGTAAGAACGTAATTTTTATCTTATCTTGGTATTTCCCTAATCATGTATTAAGTAATGGAGAGAAAATTGGTCATTTCTATGAAAATTATTTTAAAAATTGTGAGGAAGTAGCAGATTATGTCCAGTCTAAAATGGACTATTTAGAATCCAAGACTACTCTTTTCCATGATTTGCTTTATAATGTAAAGGGAATAGAAAGCTGGATAGCCGATTTAATAGGTTCACAACTTACTACGTTAATAAAATCTACTTGGTTAAGCAGGGAAGGATTCTTCGGAATCTGGGAAGGATATTTTAATACGGCAGATAAAAGAAAACATGACGAATATGCTCTACCACCTAATTTCCCATATAGTGATGGACCTATGCATACAGCATTAAATACAATTGATGTCCTTACTTATTCCATTTATACTATCCTTAATCTATTCCCTGACCTAGCTAAAAAATTAATTTTACAATTTAAAGATAAAACAATTAAGGAAGGAAGTCCAGAACATGTGATTTATTCGCTAGCCTTTAACGAAAATAGACAAAAATTCTTAGAAAAGATATCGAAGGATCCATCTATTCCTACTGACTATGAAAAACTGTCTTCTACTATAAATGAAATAGTTAAGGAGACAGGAAAAGATCCAAAAGGAAGAGTACCCCACTTTTTTACTGATACGTTAAAGGTTGACGAATATCATAGAGCTGACTTAAATCCGGAATTTACTCTAATGTGGTACTTAATAGCGAAAATGACTGGAGATAAAGATTTTCTTAATAACATTTTCCCAGAAGCTAAAGAAGCATTAGAATCTACAATGAGAACACAAAGTTTAGACGGATTAATTTACCATACACTTCCAGCAGGATTAGAATGGCTAAGATACGTAAATTCAATGTTTAATTTACCTAGAGGAGATACAAACATTTCACATATTTTAGGCAAAGATACTATACCATTATCTATTCAAACGTACGATGATTGGAGTATGATAGGTATAACCTCTTTAACGTCAATACAATGGATAGCTTCTCTTCAAGCTTTTAATGAAGCATCTAAGATCCTTAATGTTAACGATAAATATGATTATGAGCAATCAGTAAAGAAATTGTTAGAGTACTTATGGAATGGAGAATACTTTGATCTTTGGTACGATCCAATCTCAAACTTTAGGGATAAGGCATGCAATGCGTCCCAGCTTTTGGGACACTGGTATTCTACTCTATTAGGTTCAAGATTTTTGGATGACAGTGTAGTTAAGAGTTCATTAAAAGCAATAATAAAATATAATTTAAAAGACGAAGAGGGTCTTATTAATGGTGCATACCCGGATGGATATAGACCTTTAAAAGGAAAATATCAAAATCCTCTTAATTTGCCTGCTACTACTCAAGTTGATACTCCTTGGTCTGGAGTTGAATTTTACGTAGTGTCTCATTTAATCTATGAGAAGATGTTAAAGGAGGCTGAAGAAGTACTTAAAAATATCTATGATAGGTACAAATTAGCTGGAAATTTCTGGAATCATTTAGAGTGGGGTTCCCATTATTTGAGACCTTTATCTTCAATGACTATTATCCCTGCTTATCAAGGATTAAGATACGATGGATTTACATCTACTTTAACTATAGATCCTGCAGTAGACGAATTAATATGGATAATATTCCTGCCTACTGGTTGGGGAAAAATGGAAATAAACAAGGATAAAATTAACATAAGACTTTATCACGGTATGCTCTCCTTATCTAAATTGAAATTACCAAAGATACCAAGAAAAATAATAGTAAATAATGAGGAGATAAATTATACTTCCGATACCGAGATAAAGTTGAGTAAAGAAATAATATTACAGGAAAACGATTTCTTAGAGATACATTTTTAA
- a CDS encoding ATP-binding protein, which yields MSGRHVEVRVFPLDLKEYLKFNSINFDDNLDIIKNMKEINKGIENLMSNGGFPDIVLHTDISNELISSHFDTIILKDVIGRYKIRDEGKIRALAKFYISSTSTRITYNSISKFLKIPVKTVERYSSYLEKVYLIFFLNNYSLSIKTIENSPRKVHVIDNGFTKIFNPKISRGRLFESLVAQFLYKYSLTKRMETYYWYDNVEVDLVVVNNDRILPIQVVYDLSEEDTFQREFKALKKFMEKMGVNNGIIVIYRGEEREVEGIKIIHAYKFFLSEILKTYLE from the coding sequence TTGTCGGGAAGACACGTAGAAGTTAGAGTATTTCCATTGGATCTTAAAGAATATTTAAAATTCAATAGTATAAATTTTGATGATAACCTTGACATTATCAAGAATATGAAAGAAATTAATAAGGGAATTGAAAATTTAATGAGTAATGGAGGATTTCCAGACATAGTACTTCATACTGATATTTCAAACGAACTAATTTCAAGTCATTTTGATACTATAATTCTAAAGGACGTTATAGGTAGATATAAGATTAGAGATGAGGGAAAAATTAGAGCTTTAGCAAAATTTTACATCTCATCTACTTCAACAAGGATAACTTACAATAGCATTTCAAAATTTCTAAAAATTCCAGTAAAAACAGTAGAAAGGTATTCATCATATTTAGAGAAGGTATATTTAATTTTCTTTTTAAATAATTATTCATTATCTATAAAAACTATCGAGAATTCTCCTAGAAAGGTTCACGTTATTGACAATGGATTTACTAAGATATTTAATCCTAAAATTTCCAGAGGAAGACTATTTGAATCTTTAGTTGCACAGTTCTTATATAAATACTCTTTGACAAAGAGAATGGAGACATATTACTGGTATGATAACGTGGAAGTTGACCTTGTCGTAGTTAATAATGATAGGATATTACCTATTCAAGTAGTTTACGATCTAAGTGAAGAAGATACTTTTCAAAGAGAATTTAAAGCGTTAAAGAAATTCATGGAAAAAATGGGCGTAAATAATGGAATAATAGTAATATATAGAGGAGAAGAGAGGGAAGTAGAAGGAATTAAAATTATTCATGCCTATAAATTTTTCTTGAGTGAAATATTAAAAACGTATCTAGAATAA
- a CDS encoding ABC transporter substrate-binding protein, translating to MIRINMNTHILLKYATLGIILILLIPMINSATVFASSSSSNTLYIGWVTSHPYTSLSTFNPNLFDGGMGGSFYGLIYSYTALLNVSDNGIIPCLISNWSISPANWEQVWQNETVNVTITLRNSGWANGAPVTANDILATCLILDILGAPPFPNYTVVNNHTIVISHPPGTMSPYLLPFTEICAIGLGEVALITSYQEYKPLVQQIENNWIALQHDNKTLINQFRKELHSYTPSGPLSANYNGPYYVAQITPSEIILDKNPYYFAANNVKFNQVVIYQYSSSSTAESGILSGQVSIEYSAFMSLPSTLISSLPSYYRVVNIPNPGGWALYFNFKDPWLAMLPVRQAIAYVLNRTSIALAGGSKYSPVAIPNGIPNFTYYRQYITPAVANLNPYLTNLQEATKLLESAGFTLKNGQWYAPNGSPFTLNIIVTNTPGPGETNILNTIKDELSSFGIPTTYYIETVGKVQLQDWATGDNYDIAFNAWGGYYPVTVDWYLEAMYFNGVPYNVTQWDGIVKAPNGTIYNISKLYGETVAPNSTSQLTSANDEMAYALNYYLPALPLVLQSQQIIVNTKDLVAPPSNSWFWEEYFYGIGGTAINQLGITADYMQPISIITTHPPVTTTTTTTHPPSISAAAIAGIVIVVIIIVAAAIFFLRRR from the coding sequence TTGATTAGAATAAATATGAATACGCATATATTGTTAAAATATGCAACGTTAGGTATTATTTTAATATTATTGATACCAATGATAAATTCCGCTACCGTATTTGCTTCTTCAAGTTCCTCCAACACTCTCTACATTGGCTGGGTAACATCTCATCCATACACTAGCCTATCTACATTCAATCCGAATCTATTTGACGGTGGTATGGGAGGTTCATTTTATGGACTTATTTATAGCTATACGGCATTGCTGAACGTTTCTGATAACGGAATAATTCCTTGTTTAATATCAAACTGGAGTATATCTCCTGCTAACTGGGAACAAGTTTGGCAAAATGAGACTGTAAATGTTACTATAACTCTAAGAAATTCTGGATGGGCTAACGGTGCTCCAGTAACTGCTAACGATATATTAGCTACTTGTTTAATATTAGATATCTTAGGAGCACCTCCTTTCCCCAACTATACAGTAGTAAATAATCATACTATAGTAATCTCTCATCCTCCTGGGACAATGTCTCCATATTTATTACCATTCACTGAAATTTGTGCCATAGGTTTGGGAGAAGTTGCGCTAATAACAAGCTACCAAGAATACAAGCCATTAGTTCAACAAATAGAGAATAATTGGATTGCATTACAACATGATAATAAAACACTAATAAATCAGTTTAGAAAAGAATTACACAGCTATACACCATCAGGACCATTGTCAGCAAACTATAATGGACCTTACTATGTAGCTCAAATAACTCCTAGCGAAATAATACTTGACAAGAATCCGTATTATTTCGCAGCAAATAATGTGAAATTCAACCAAGTAGTTATATATCAATATTCTTCATCTTCCACAGCAGAATCTGGTATTTTATCTGGACAAGTTTCAATAGAATATAGCGCATTCATGTCACTTCCATCTACATTAATATCTAGCCTACCGTCATATTATAGAGTTGTCAATATACCTAATCCTGGAGGATGGGCGTTATACTTTAACTTTAAAGATCCATGGTTAGCTATGTTACCAGTAAGGCAGGCTATAGCTTATGTACTTAATAGAACATCAATTGCTCTAGCAGGAGGATCTAAATATTCTCCAGTTGCCATCCCTAATGGAATTCCTAACTTTACATACTATAGACAATACATTACTCCTGCAGTAGCTAATCTCAATCCATATTTAACTAATTTACAAGAGGCTACAAAATTACTTGAGAGTGCCGGATTTACGCTGAAGAACGGGCAATGGTACGCTCCTAATGGAAGTCCATTCACATTAAACATAATAGTTACAAACACTCCTGGGCCTGGCGAAACCAATATTCTAAATACGATAAAGGACGAGTTATCATCATTTGGCATACCTACTACATATTATATAGAAACTGTAGGAAAAGTTCAACTACAAGATTGGGCTACTGGTGATAATTATGATATTGCCTTCAACGCGTGGGGAGGATATTATCCTGTTACTGTAGACTGGTATCTCGAGGCAATGTATTTCAACGGAGTACCGTATAATGTGACGCAATGGGATGGCATAGTAAAGGCGCCTAATGGCACAATATACAATATATCAAAATTATATGGTGAAACGGTAGCTCCTAACTCAACTTCTCAGTTGACCTCTGCAAACGATGAGATGGCATATGCATTAAACTACTATCTACCTGCGTTGCCTTTAGTTTTACAATCTCAGCAAATAATAGTTAATACTAAAGATTTAGTAGCTCCTCCATCCAACTCTTGGTTCTGGGAAGAATACTTCTATGGAATAGGTGGAACTGCAATTAACCAACTAGGAATTACGGCAGATTATATGCAACCTATATCGATAATTACTACGCATCCACCAGTAACTACAACTACGACAACAACCCATCCGCCATCAATCAGTGCAGCGGCAATAGCTGGAATAGTTATAGTTGTTATTATAATAGTGGCAGCCGCAATATTCTTCTTGAGGAGAAGATAA